In a genomic window of Taylorella equigenitalis ATCC 35865:
- the tatC gene encoding twin-arginine translocase subunit TatC, whose product MSHNDEGGILPHLIELRSRLLKSVLGLGVVFLILCIYPGSNNLYDLLASPLLSSLPAGDRMISLGVVTPFIVPLKVTLFAAIFLAMPYILYQVWAFVAPGLYKKEKALVLPLMIGSFVLFVIGICFCYFFVFRLVFSFIISIAPESIQFAPDIEAYVDFVTTMFLAFGVTFEVPVLVVLLVYTGITSVQKLKRVRSYVIVGAFVLAAVLTPPDVISQFLMAVPLILLFEIGLWVAMFYSRDSKTISNSSE is encoded by the coding sequence ATGAGTCATAATGATGAGGGCGGGATACTACCGCATTTAATTGAATTAAGATCACGCTTACTTAAATCTGTACTCGGTTTAGGAGTGGTGTTTTTAATACTTTGTATTTATCCAGGGTCAAACAATCTATATGACCTGCTTGCATCTCCACTTTTGTCTAGTTTGCCTGCTGGCGACCGCATGATTTCTCTTGGTGTCGTAACACCATTTATCGTTCCTCTAAAGGTTACACTTTTTGCTGCCATTTTTCTTGCAATGCCTTACATACTCTATCAGGTCTGGGCTTTCGTAGCTCCAGGGCTATACAAAAAGGAGAAGGCTTTAGTATTGCCACTAATGATAGGCAGTTTTGTGCTATTTGTTATTGGCATTTGTTTTTGTTATTTTTTCGTATTTCGCCTAGTTTTTAGTTTTATTATTTCAATCGCCCCTGAAAGCATACAGTTTGCCCCAGATATTGAGGCCTATGTAGATTTCGTGACCACCATGTTTCTTGCTTTTGGCGTGACGTTTGAAGTGCCTGTGCTTGTTGTATTGCTTGTTTATACGGGCATTACTTCGGTTCAGAAATTAAAAAGAGTTCGAAGCTACGTTATCGTGGGAGCATTCGTCTTGGCTGCGGTTTTGACGCCCCCTGATGTAATAAGTCAATTTCTTATGGCCGTCCCATTAATACTTCTTTTTGAAATAGGTTTATGGGTGGCAATGTTTTACTCTCGCGACTCCAAAACAATTTCTAATTCATCGGAGTGA